Proteins encoded in a region of the Gammaproteobacteria bacterium genome:
- a CDS encoding ankyrin repeat domain-containing protein — MEPNEIWRDVRVRELAIAGAQGDLSKIEDLVESGVDINSAGEFGATPIWWSIQRQNKAGYLKMLELGADPNKVWSRSGRTFTYYVATLGDSYYLEQALKHGANPNQITNTVAKTTPLYAAASHPRSHVRNTKLLIDFDADVNVKNSIGETPLMFALLMGRFDTAYLLVEAGTDLTVRQTLTDKSALDYLKGWRDRRPEGFSEPSIMKNLFRLFDEELTLTD; from the coding sequence ATGGAGCCAAATGAAATATGGCGAGATGTAAGAGTCAGGGAACTTGCTATAGCTGGCGCACAGGGGGACCTGTCGAAAATTGAAGACCTTGTAGAAAGTGGGGTCGACATTAACTCTGCCGGTGAATTTGGGGCAACGCCTATTTGGTGGTCGATACAGAGACAGAATAAGGCGGGATATTTAAAAATGTTGGAACTAGGTGCTGATCCAAACAAGGTCTGGTCAAGGAGCGGGCGTACGTTCACATATTACGTTGCTACGCTTGGTGACAGTTACTATTTAGAGCAAGCCCTAAAGCACGGTGCTAATCCGAACCAGATTACAAATACTGTCGCTAAAACTACTCCATTATACGCCGCAGCAAGCCACCCACGTAGTCACGTTAGAAATACAAAGCTACTCATTGATTTTGATGCCGATGTAAATGTGAAGAATTCTATCGGAGAAACTCCATTAATGTTCGCGTTACTAATGGGACGCTTTGATACTGCGTATCTCTTAGTAGAGGCGGGTACTGACTTGACAGTAAGACAAACATTAACTGATAAGTCTGCGTTAGATTATCTCAAAGGATGGAGAGATCGAAGACCAGAAGGCTTCAGCGAGCCATCCATTATGAAAAACCTATTCAGGTTGTTTGATGAAGAACTCACGCTAACAGATTGA